Part of the Candidatus Bathyarchaeia archaeon genome, GGAAGAGCTGAAAAGCTTGAGGTAAAAGTTTTTGAGGCCACAGGCATAGGATTGGCCGCGGTCAACAGCCGTGGCGAATTGAAAATGATCATCGAGCCTAAAATAACTAGGTTATGTGGGGAAGCCTACAGTCTTGACGTTAGTTGAGGGTTATCAAAGGTTTCTCTCTCCACGGTTTAAACCGTTTGACCCCTTAAAGCTTGCTGAAGAAACTGAGAGGATTGTGACAAGGGAAGGCGAGGATGGAATTGAGCGAAAATACACCGACTTCTATTCCGTTCCCGTTTACAGGGGCATCGCTACGGGCTACGCGGTTGGATGCTGTTTAAGGTGCTTCTACTGCTGGTCAAGCTGGTCGAGGGACTTTCCTGAAATTTTTGGAGAGTTTTTCTCGCCTAAAGATGCTGCCAAAATGCTTTTCATGGCAGCCGAAAAAGGCATGGTTTATTCTGAATATTGGCGGAAACGGATTCCAAAAATAGATAAGCTTAGGCTTTCAGGGTGCGAACCAACAATAGGCAGGGAGCATCTCTTAAGCCTGCTTCAATGTGTGGCTGAATCCAAATATTCCCTTTTCATACTTGAAACAAACGGCATAATTCTAGGTCATGACAAAAACTATGTTGAGAGGCTTTCGGAGTTTAAGGACAGACTTTACGTTAGAGTTTCAATAAAGGCGGCTACACCTGAAAGTTTCACACGGAGAACGGGTGCCAAAGGCGAATTTTACATATTTCCATTCCAAGCATTGAAAAGTCTTCTGGATGAGGGAATATATGCGAGGGCTGCAACCATGACGGATACTCGTATTATGCCAAGAGAAGAAAGACAAATACTCATTCAAATGTTGGATGAAATAGATCCGGAAGCAAACTACATAAACACGCTGGAAGAAGAAATCGTAGATCCATACGATACAACGATAAAGAGGATTAAGGCTTACAGAAGTCGAGAATATGCAAAAATTTTGCAAGATGAAATTCTCAGACAACGGTTAGGAAACACCTTTTAGCCACATGCCCCAAGCTTACTGTGATAAGCATGGAGTGTTATGTTGGAACATCAGGCTGGTTTTATTCCTGGAACCCTGAGGGAAGCTTCGACTGGTTCGTGAAGTTTTCCGGATTAAACGCTGTCGAGCTCAACATGAGCTTCTACCGTTTCCCATACCCGAACATGGTTCAATCATGGGCTAGGAAGAGTAAGAATTTAAAATGGGCAGTAAAAGTGAACAGGCTTATAACACATATCTTCAAGTTTAACCAGAAGGCAAAGGAACAGTGGCGAAAATTCCAAAAGCTCTTCGCCCCATTAGATTCATCCATTGACTTTTACCTCTTCCAGCTGCCTCCCTCAATGACGCCAAAATCCCTTCAAACAATTGAAAACTTCATAAAGGAAGTCAGCCTCGGCGAAAGGTTCGCCCTAGAAGTCAGAAACCAGAAATGGTTTGACAAGGCCTATATCGAATGGGCCTCAAGGCTTGGCATAACATGGGTAAGCGTAGATTCACCCGACTTCCCCCTCGACGTATACAACACAAACGGAATAGTCTACGAGAGAATGCATGGAAGAACAGCCTGGTATTCCCACTACTACCTCGACTGGGAACTCAAAGAAGTCACAGACAAAATCATTAAAACAAACCCAAAGAAAATATACGTGTTCTTCAACAACAATCATGCAATGCTGGAAAACGCTCGAAGAATGCTCAAACTTCTAACCCAACACTCCACAACCAAGACTATTTAAAGATGAACCAAGCCACCTAAAGCCATTTTTAACACCCCATTTCCGGTCATTAGTTAATTTTAAATATCGCTTCTCTGTTAAAAATAGCGTAAGAGAAAGGAGAGAAATGAGAAAATGCCCAAACCTGGGATTGTTGCGATAAGTCTCAAAAAAGAAATAGCCGAATTGTTAAGAGCAAAAGCCAAAGAAGCTAAAATGGGAATCAACGTCTTTCTAAAGGATATTTTGACGAAAAATACTCAAAAAAGGCCTTCGGAGCCGGAGAACGTGGGTTCAAATCCCACCGGGCCCGCCATGCCTACTTATATTGGGTAAGCCCCACACACCCTGCAGAAGCTTGTTTCCCTTCCCAGGAAGGCTTTACAGTTTGGACATTGTTTTCCAATGCCAGATCCATAAACTTCGCTGGGTTTACCGTGAAGCTTTCTAAATATCTCATAATAAAACAGCTGCTCCTTTGTGGACAGTTTAACCCCATCCTTTTCCATATAGAGTCGTTTTTTCTCCTCAAAATATCCATCTTCAACATGTCCGTCAAAAAATTTCGGAAGCACCGTCGTCCCTGTTCCAACTTCTAAAGGGGCTTTTGAACGCCAAATGATCTCTTCCGGGATTAGGCTTTCGTATGCTTTGCGGATAAGCCATTTCCCATACTTCCTTCCATCCTTGACGTTTAACTTTAATTTGATGTCTATTTTTTTGGCGAATTCAACAAACTCCGCATCTAGGAAAGGAGTCCTCACATCTAGTCCTAGAGCTTCTCCCAATGGTATCGACGAGAAACGCATCTCCTCCCACATTTTCACCAGTCTTTTCTCAAGCTCCTCCTCTGGAAGATGGAAAAGCCATGGATATCCAAGGAAAAGCTCATCTAAACCGTCTCCCGTC contains:
- a CDS encoding DUF72 domain-containing protein; protein product: MECYVGTSGWFYSWNPEGSFDWFVKFSGLNAVELNMSFYRFPYPNMVQSWARKSKNLKWAVKVNRLITHIFKFNQKAKEQWRKFQKLFAPLDSSIDFYLFQLPPSMTPKSLQTIENFIKEVSLGERFALEVRNQKWFDKAYIEWASRLGITWVSVDSPDFPLDVYNTNGIVYERMHGRTAWYSHYYLDWELKEVTDKIIKTNPKKIYVFFNNNHAMLENARRMLKLLTQHSTTKTI
- a CDS encoding radical SAM protein, whose protein sequence is MTLVEGYQRFLSPRFKPFDPLKLAEETERIVTREGEDGIERKYTDFYSVPVYRGIATGYAVGCCLRCFYCWSSWSRDFPEIFGEFFSPKDAAKMLFMAAEKGMVYSEYWRKRIPKIDKLRLSGCEPTIGREHLLSLLQCVAESKYSLFILETNGIILGHDKNYVERLSEFKDRLYVRVSIKAATPESFTRRTGAKGEFYIFPFQALKSLLDEGIYARAATMTDTRIMPREERQILIQMLDEIDPEANYINTLEEEIVDPYDTTIKRIKAYRSREYAKILQDEILRQRLGNTF
- a CDS encoding asparagine synthase-related protein, whose protein sequence is MQLQNNEAVLLLKTREIIGRVVEKNLADGLLFSGGIDTSVIALEASKHKRVTAITVAFEQGVAGDLDYAKRMALFLGLEHKICVFNVEEMFRAVNGVIAILKVFDPMEVRNSVPVYIGLKLAKDMKINGVMTGDGLDELFLGYPWLFHLPEEELEKRLVKMWEEMRFSSIPLGEALGLDVRTPFLDAEFVEFAKKIDIKLKLNVKDGRKYGKWLIRKAYESLIPEEIIWRSKAPLEVGTGTTVLPKFFDGHVEDGYFEEKKRLYMEKDGVKLSTKEQLFYYEIFRKLHGKPSEVYGSGIGKQCPNCKAFLGRETSFCRVCGAYPI